The Amycolatopsis mongoliensis genome includes a window with the following:
- a CDS encoding GNAT family N-acetyltransferase: MSEVRAADPSEVDAVAGILVEAFQDDPVSRWVFPDAERRRAVSHPAFFGALLGAGFATGHVDVTADLTAAVIWLPASEGDDEPVVGLDRAEADRLGVLLGLMAGLEPPGPLWHAQFVGVRPGHQGRGIGGRLLRHGLDRADAEGVPTYLKAGSPDSTRLYRRLGFRDHGPAFRPPGGPPMQPMRRAPA; encoded by the coding sequence ATGAGCGAGGTCCGGGCCGCGGATCCGTCCGAAGTGGACGCGGTGGCCGGGATCCTGGTCGAGGCGTTCCAGGACGACCCGGTGAGCCGCTGGGTGTTCCCGGACGCCGAGCGCCGCCGCGCCGTCTCGCACCCCGCCTTCTTCGGCGCGCTCCTCGGGGCGGGATTCGCGACCGGGCACGTCGACGTGACCGCCGACCTCACGGCGGCCGTCATCTGGCTGCCCGCGAGCGAGGGCGACGACGAGCCGGTCGTCGGGCTCGACCGGGCGGAGGCGGACCGGCTCGGCGTCCTGCTGGGCCTGATGGCCGGCCTCGAACCGCCCGGGCCGCTGTGGCACGCGCAGTTCGTCGGCGTCCGGCCCGGGCACCAGGGCCGGGGCATCGGCGGGCGGCTGCTGCGCCACGGCCTCGACCGGGCCGACGCCGAGGGCGTGCCCACCTACCTGAAGGCCGGCTCGCCGGACAGCACGCGGCTCTACCGGCGGCTCGGGTTCCGCGACCACGGGCCCGCGTTCCGCCCGCCCGGCGGGCCGCCGATGCAGCCGATGCGGCGTGCCCCGGCCTGA
- the hrpA gene encoding ATP-dependent RNA helicase HrpA: MSTPPPFEALRARLPELMPRDEHRLRRRLDGARKARDRDAALAQIAADIDKAELRIASRRESVPKIEYPEELPVSKLKDEIGAAIDKHQVVIVAGETGSGKTTQLPKICLELGRGIRGQIGHTQPRRLAARTVADRIASELKTELGDAVGYKVRFTDQSGQDTLVKLMTDGILLAEIQTDRALRQYDTLIIDEAHERSLNIDFILGYLKQLLPRRPDLKVIITSATIDPERFSKHFDDAPIVEVSGRTYPVEVRYRPLVDPDDPEGDDERDQTQGILDAVEELCAEGPGDVLVFLSGEREIRDTADVLNRANLRNTEVLPLYARLSAADQHRVFQQHTGRRVVLATNVAETSLTVPGIKYVVDPGTARISRYSHRTKVQRLPIEPVSQASANQRKGRCGRTSDGICIRLYSEEDFEARPEFTDPEILRTNLASVILQMTSLGLGDIAAFPFVEPPDRRQVTDGVGLLQELGAFDSAAAGNSDRRLTDIGRKLAQLPVDPRMGRMVLEAAKNGCVREVMIIAAALSIQDPRERPAEKQQAADQQHARFADPTSDFLAYLNLWEYVAEQQKALSGNQFRRMCRTEYLNYLRLREWQDIFSQLRQLAKPLGISLNTNTAPVDPQRVHTSLIAGLLSHIGLKDPAKGDYLGARGARFGIFPGSALFKKQPRFVMSAELVETSRLWARVNARIEPEWVEPLAGHVVKRNYSEPHWERKQGAVMATEKVTLYGVPLIADRRVNYGRIDPELSRALFIRHALVEGDWQTRHHFFAENRALLEEVEDLENRARRRDILVDDQTLYEFYDARVPADVVSVRHFDTWWKKTRHEQPDLLSFEKSMLINETAGGVREGDYPDSWTQGTQVFKLTYQFEPGADADGVTVHVPLPVLNQVTPDGFDWQVPGLREELATQLIKSLSKALRRNFVPAPDTAKYVLSRVSPSDGPLLEVLGRELRALRGITVPYADWDLSSVPDHLKMTFRVVDERGKKVAEGKDIEALQRKLAPKVRETISKAANTLEKAGLTKPSFGSLPQVFESTQRGHDVKAYPALVDEGASVAVRLLDTPGQQRHAMWAGTRRMLRLNLNSPMKFITRSLSNSSKLVLNRNPHGSVAALLEDCVDCAVDALMTGGGGPVFDETGFKVLLEKVRAGLHPVVLDVLADVEKILRAANDVEVALPGTRGPAESLSDIRAQLSGLVYPGFVTATGASRLRNVVRYLQGISRRLEKLASEPTRDLQRTADIAWITGEYSDALASLPPGTSSPALDEVRWMIEELRVSFFAQTLGTAHPVSLKRITKAIDDALA, translated from the coding sequence ATGTCCACGCCACCCCCCTTCGAAGCGCTGCGTGCGCGCCTGCCCGAGCTGATGCCGCGCGACGAGCACCGGCTGCGCCGGCGGCTCGACGGCGCCCGCAAAGCCCGTGATCGCGACGCCGCCCTCGCGCAGATCGCCGCCGACATCGACAAGGCCGAGCTGCGCATCGCGTCGCGCCGCGAAAGCGTGCCCAAGATCGAGTACCCCGAAGAGCTGCCGGTCAGCAAGCTCAAGGACGAGATCGGCGCGGCCATCGACAAGCACCAGGTCGTGATCGTCGCGGGGGAGACCGGCTCGGGCAAGACCACCCAGCTGCCCAAGATCTGCCTCGAGCTCGGCCGCGGGATCCGCGGCCAGATCGGCCACACGCAGCCGCGGCGGCTGGCCGCCCGCACGGTCGCCGACCGGATCGCGAGCGAGCTGAAGACCGAGCTCGGCGACGCCGTCGGCTACAAGGTGCGGTTCACCGACCAGTCCGGGCAGGACACGCTGGTCAAGCTGATGACCGACGGCATCCTGCTGGCCGAGATCCAGACCGACCGCGCGCTGCGCCAGTACGACACGCTGATCATCGACGAGGCCCACGAGCGCAGCCTCAACATCGACTTCATCCTCGGCTACCTCAAGCAGCTGCTGCCGCGCCGCCCCGACCTCAAGGTGATCATCACCTCGGCGACGATCGACCCAGAGCGGTTCTCGAAGCACTTCGACGACGCGCCGATCGTCGAGGTCTCCGGCCGGACGTACCCGGTCGAGGTGCGCTACCGGCCGCTGGTCGACCCCGACGATCCCGAAGGCGACGACGAGCGCGACCAGACGCAGGGCATCCTCGACGCCGTCGAGGAGCTGTGCGCCGAGGGACCCGGCGACGTCCTGGTGTTCCTCTCCGGCGAGCGCGAGATCCGCGACACCGCGGACGTGCTCAACCGCGCGAACCTCCGCAACACCGAGGTCCTGCCGCTCTACGCGCGGCTCTCGGCGGCCGACCAGCACCGCGTGTTCCAGCAGCACACCGGGCGCCGGGTGGTGCTCGCGACCAACGTCGCCGAGACGTCGCTGACCGTGCCGGGCATCAAGTACGTCGTCGACCCGGGCACGGCGCGGATCTCGCGCTACAGCCACCGCACGAAGGTGCAGCGGCTGCCGATCGAGCCGGTGTCGCAGGCGTCGGCGAACCAGCGCAAGGGCCGCTGCGGCCGGACGTCGGACGGCATCTGCATCCGGCTCTACTCCGAAGAGGACTTCGAGGCGCGGCCCGAGTTCACCGACCCGGAGATCCTGCGGACCAACCTGGCCTCGGTCATCCTGCAGATGACGTCGCTGGGGCTGGGCGACATCGCGGCGTTCCCGTTCGTCGAGCCGCCGGACCGCCGCCAGGTCACCGACGGCGTCGGGCTGCTGCAGGAACTGGGCGCGTTCGACAGCGCGGCCGCCGGGAACAGCGACCGGCGGCTCACCGACATCGGCCGCAAGCTCGCGCAGCTGCCGGTCGACCCGCGGATGGGCCGGATGGTGCTCGAGGCGGCCAAGAACGGCTGCGTCCGCGAGGTCATGATCATCGCGGCGGCACTGTCCATCCAGGACCCGCGGGAGCGGCCGGCGGAGAAGCAGCAGGCGGCCGACCAGCAGCACGCGCGGTTCGCCGACCCGACGTCGGACTTCCTCGCCTACCTCAACCTCTGGGAGTACGTCGCCGAGCAGCAGAAGGCGCTGTCCGGCAACCAGTTCCGGCGCATGTGCCGCACCGAGTACCTGAACTACCTGCGCCTGCGCGAGTGGCAGGACATCTTCAGCCAGCTGCGGCAGCTCGCGAAACCGCTCGGCATCTCGCTCAACACGAACACGGCCCCGGTCGACCCGCAGCGCGTGCACACGTCGCTGATCGCCGGGCTGCTCTCGCACATCGGGCTCAAGGACCCGGCGAAGGGCGACTACCTGGGCGCGCGCGGCGCCCGCTTCGGCATCTTCCCGGGGTCGGCGTTGTTCAAGAAGCAGCCGCGGTTCGTGATGTCGGCCGAGCTGGTCGAGACGTCGCGGCTGTGGGCGCGGGTGAACGCCCGGATCGAGCCGGAATGGGTCGAGCCGCTCGCGGGGCACGTCGTGAAGCGGAACTACTCCGAGCCGCACTGGGAACGCAAGCAGGGCGCGGTGATGGCGACCGAGAAGGTGACGCTCTACGGCGTCCCGCTGATCGCCGACCGCCGCGTCAACTACGGGCGGATCGACCCGGAGCTGTCGCGGGCGCTGTTCATCCGGCACGCGCTGGTCGAAGGCGACTGGCAGACGCGCCACCACTTCTTCGCCGAGAACCGCGCGCTGCTGGAGGAGGTCGAGGACCTCGAGAACCGGGCGCGGCGCCGCGACATCCTGGTCGACGACCAGACGCTGTACGAGTTCTACGACGCCCGCGTCCCGGCCGACGTCGTCTCGGTGCGCCACTTCGACACGTGGTGGAAGAAGACGCGCCACGAGCAGCCGGACCTGCTTTCGTTCGAGAAGTCCATGCTCATCAACGAGACCGCGGGCGGCGTCCGCGAGGGCGACTACCCCGACTCGTGGACGCAGGGCACGCAGGTCTTCAAGCTGACCTACCAGTTCGAGCCGGGTGCGGACGCGGACGGCGTCACCGTGCACGTCCCGCTGCCGGTGCTGAACCAGGTGACGCCGGACGGGTTCGACTGGCAGGTGCCGGGGCTGCGTGAAGAGCTCGCGACGCAGCTGATCAAGTCGCTGTCGAAGGCCTTGCGCCGCAACTTCGTCCCGGCGCCGGACACCGCGAAGTACGTCCTTTCGCGAGTGTCCCCTTCGGACGGTCCGCTGCTGGAGGTGCTCGGCCGCGAGCTGCGTGCGCTGCGGGGCATCACGGTGCCGTACGCGGACTGGGACCTGTCGTCGGTGCCGGACCACCTGAAGATGACGTTCCGGGTGGTCGACGAGCGCGGCAAGAAGGTGGCCGAGGGCAAGGACATCGAGGCGTTGCAACGGAAGCTGGCACCGAAGGTCCGGGAGACGATCTCGAAGGCGGCCAACACCCTCGAGAAGGCCGGGCTGACGAAGCCGTCGTTCGGCTCGTTGCCGCAGGTGTTCGAGTCGACGCAGCGCGGCCACGACGTCAAGGCGTATCCGGCGCTCGTGGACGAAGGCGCGTCGGTGGCGGTGCGGCTGCTGGACACGCCGGGCCAGCAGCGGCACGCGATGTGGGCGGGCACGCGCCGGATGCTGCGGCTGAACCTGAACTCGCCGATGAAGTTCATCACGCGGTCGCTGTCGAACTCGTCGAAGCTGGTGCTGAACCGCAACCCGCACGGCAGCGTGGCGGCACTGCTCGAGGACTGCGTCGACTGCGCGGTGGACGCCCTGATGACGGGCGGCGGCGGCCCGGTGTTCGACGAGACCGGCTTCAAGGTGCTGCTGGAGAAGGTCCGGGCGGGCCTGCACCCGGTGGTGCTGGACGTGCTGGCGGACGTCGAGAAGATCCTCCGCGCGGCGAACGACGTCGAGGTGGCCCTGCCGGGCACGCGCGGCCCGGCGGAGTCGCTGTCCGACATCCGGGCCCAGCTTTCGGGCCTGGTGTACCCGGGTTTCGTGACGGCGACGGGTGCTTCGCGGCTGCGCAACGTGGTTCGGTACCTGCAGGGGATCTCCCGCCGGCTGGAGAAGCTGGCGTCGGAGCCGACCCGCGACCTGCAGCGGACGGCGGACATCGCGTGGATCACCGGCGAGTACTCCGACGCGCTGGCTTCGCTGCCACCGGGGACGTCGTCGCCGGCGTTGGACGAGGTGCGGTGGATGATCGAGGAGCTGCGGGTTTCGTTCTTCGCCCAGACGCTGGGGACCGCGCACCCGGTGTCGCTGAAGCGGATCACGAAGGCCATCGACGACGCCCTGGCCTGA
- a CDS encoding APC family permease translates to MGTQSPGHGLGRKRLGAARIVFFVVAAAGPLYAIAGGVSATYAVTGSIGVPLSFVLLAPVLALFGVGYAAMSRYITNAGAFYPSVAHGIGRSAGTAVAYVTVLAYSSIQTGVFGLFGLSVSTWLNTTFGAALPWWPIALLTVLVVGAGGVLRIDLDAKVLGVALGLEVAVLVVLDIGMFSHPAGGGVSLVPLAPSSLFTAGVGAVFAFSIAVFLGFEGAATYGEECRDPRRTVGRATFVAIGLTAVLYIASSLGMAVATGPDHIVERAGAEGPGLLFGLGAQYVGSAFAGTAYVLFLTSQGAALLSLHNAVARYFFALGREGLLPEGFSRTSKRTGAPIGGSLVQTVIGIAVVAVFALAGRDPFTDLFTWTGVTASTGVTIIMIAVSLSVVGFFRRRPGRETWWRRLGAPVLAAVTLTAILVLIIVHFDVLLGPAGALPLLRWGLPGLLVLAGLAGFLRAEALRTRRPDVYAGIGGPLREEADEPALEAR, encoded by the coding sequence ATGGGTACCCAGTCACCGGGGCACGGCCTCGGCCGGAAGCGGCTCGGCGCCGCCCGGATCGTCTTCTTCGTCGTCGCGGCGGCCGGTCCGCTGTACGCGATCGCCGGCGGGGTCTCGGCGACCTACGCGGTGACCGGCAGTATCGGCGTGCCGCTGTCGTTCGTCCTGCTGGCCCCGGTGCTCGCGCTGTTCGGCGTCGGGTACGCCGCGATGAGCCGGTACATCACGAACGCCGGCGCCTTCTACCCCTCGGTGGCGCACGGGATCGGGCGGTCCGCGGGCACCGCCGTCGCCTACGTGACGGTGCTCGCCTACAGCTCCATCCAGACCGGGGTCTTCGGCCTGTTCGGCCTTTCCGTGTCCACCTGGCTGAACACGACGTTCGGTGCCGCCCTGCCGTGGTGGCCGATCGCGCTGCTGACGGTGCTCGTCGTCGGCGCCGGCGGCGTGCTGCGGATCGACCTCGACGCGAAGGTCCTCGGCGTCGCGCTCGGCCTCGAGGTCGCGGTGCTCGTGGTCCTCGACATCGGGATGTTCAGTCACCCGGCCGGGGGCGGCGTCTCGCTGGTCCCGCTCGCGCCGTCGAGCCTGTTCACGGCGGGCGTCGGGGCGGTTTTCGCTTTCTCCATCGCGGTTTTCCTCGGGTTCGAGGGGGCGGCGACGTACGGCGAGGAGTGCCGCGACCCCCGCCGGACGGTGGGCCGCGCGACGTTCGTCGCGATCGGCCTGACCGCGGTGCTGTACATCGCCTCCTCGCTCGGGATGGCGGTCGCGACCGGGCCGGACCACATCGTCGAGCGGGCCGGCGCCGAGGGGCCGGGCCTGCTGTTCGGGCTCGGCGCGCAGTACGTCGGCTCGGCGTTCGCGGGCACGGCGTACGTGCTCTTCCTGACCAGCCAGGGCGCCGCGCTGCTGAGCCTCCACAACGCCGTCGCGCGGTACTTCTTCGCGCTGGGGCGGGAAGGGCTGCTGCCGGAGGGCTTCAGCCGCACCAGCAAGCGCACCGGCGCGCCGATCGGCGGTTCGCTGGTCCAGACGGTGATCGGGATCGCCGTCGTCGCGGTCTTCGCGCTGGCCGGCCGCGACCCGTTCACCGACCTGTTCACCTGGACCGGCGTCACCGCTTCGACGGGTGTCACGATCATCATGATCGCGGTTTCGCTGTCGGTCGTCGGGTTCTTCCGCCGCCGCCCCGGCCGGGAGACGTGGTGGCGGCGCCTCGGCGCGCCCGTGCTCGCGGCGGTGACGCTGACCGCGATCCTGGTGCTGATCATCGTCCACTTCGACGTCCTGCTCGGCCCGGCGGGCGCGCTCCCGCTGCTGCGCTGGGGCCTGCCGGGGCTGCTGGTGCTCGCCGGTCTCGCCGGCTTCCTGCGGGCCGAGGCGCTGCGCACCCGGCGCCCGGACGTCTACGCGGGCATCGGCGGCCCGCTGCGGGAAGAAGCGGACGAGCCCGCCCTGGAAGCGCGATGA
- a CDS encoding GOLPH3/VPS74 family protein — protein sequence MRRLTLVDSFFFLGHDEFTGRPSLSRTSLGIGLAGAALCDLLFTDRITVENRKVRPIAARPPGIPTADRVFSEIVSETGTHSVRDWVDHLRGELPSVAADNLVALGLVRRTPDRVLLRRRHRYPPADLLVSTAARSKARAAVFGVERPDPHAACLALLAWTAGVDDLCEPELGRAQVRAWMADTHHALPRRISDVISGVAAVAAAVVYTGDRK from the coding sequence ATGCGCCGGCTCACCTTGGTCGATTCCTTCTTCTTCCTCGGGCACGACGAGTTCACCGGCCGCCCGTCGCTCAGCCGGACGTCGCTGGGCATCGGTCTCGCGGGCGCGGCCTTGTGCGACCTGCTCTTCACCGACCGGATCACGGTCGAGAACCGGAAGGTCCGCCCGATCGCCGCGCGGCCACCGGGTATTCCGACCGCCGATCGCGTGTTTTCCGAAATCGTCTCGGAAACGGGGACGCACAGCGTGCGCGACTGGGTCGACCACCTGCGCGGGGAACTGCCGTCGGTCGCCGCCGACAACCTCGTCGCGCTCGGGCTCGTCCGGCGGACCCCCGACCGGGTGCTCCTGAGGCGCCGGCACCGCTACCCGCCGGCGGACCTGCTCGTGTCGACGGCGGCGCGCAGCAAGGCGCGGGCCGCCGTGTTCGGCGTCGAGCGGCCCGACCCGCACGCGGCGTGCCTGGCACTGCTGGCCTGGACGGCGGGCGTGGACGACCTGTGCGAACCGGAGCTCGGCCGGGCGCAGGTGCGGGCCTGGATGGCCGACACCCACCACGCCCTGCCCCGGCGGATCTCCGACGTGATCAGCGGCGTCGCGGCGGTGGCGGCGGCCGTCGTCTACACCGGCGACCGGAAGTGA
- a CDS encoding lactate 2-monooxygenase, producing MTERFGSYQNELYLQGLGGQLPPCSTDATKLEASAREVMAPGPFSYVAGSAGSGATARANREAFDRWRVVPRMLTGATDRDLSTTVLGTRLAAPVAVAPVGVQSIVHPDAESATARAAASTGLPFILSTASSTGIEDVAEANGDGPRWFQLYWPGDADVCASLLARAKAAGYTALVVTLDTWTLAWRPSDLDQSYLPFLQGEGLAVPFTDPVFRSRLEKTPEEDRGTAILTWIGMITGTDRTWDQLPFLREHWDGPIVLKGIQHVADARRAAEAGMDGIVVSNHGGRQVDGAIGALEALPGIVAAVGDRLEVLFDSGVRTGADVLKAIALGARAVLVGRPWVYGLAHAGEDGVRHVLRSLLADFDLTMGLSGHRTLADLGPDSLQRT from the coding sequence GTGACCGAACGCTTCGGCAGCTACCAGAACGAGCTCTACCTGCAGGGACTCGGTGGTCAGCTGCCGCCGTGCTCGACCGACGCGACCAAGCTCGAAGCGTCGGCCCGCGAGGTCATGGCGCCCGGCCCGTTCTCCTACGTCGCGGGCTCGGCCGGCTCCGGCGCGACCGCCCGCGCCAACCGCGAGGCGTTCGACCGCTGGCGCGTCGTGCCCCGGATGCTGACCGGCGCCACCGACCGCGACCTCTCGACCACCGTGCTCGGCACCCGGCTGGCCGCGCCGGTGGCCGTCGCGCCCGTCGGCGTCCAGTCGATCGTCCACCCCGACGCCGAGTCCGCGACCGCCCGCGCCGCCGCCTCGACCGGGCTCCCGTTCATCCTGTCGACGGCGTCGTCCACCGGCATCGAGGACGTCGCCGAGGCCAACGGCGACGGCCCGCGCTGGTTCCAGCTGTACTGGCCGGGCGACGCGGACGTCTGCGCGAGCCTGCTGGCCCGGGCGAAGGCGGCCGGCTACACGGCGCTGGTCGTCACGCTCGACACGTGGACACTGGCCTGGCGACCGTCCGATCTGGACCAGTCCTACCTGCCGTTCCTGCAGGGCGAGGGGCTTGCCGTCCCGTTCACCGACCCGGTGTTCCGGTCCCGGCTGGAGAAGACGCCGGAGGAGGACCGCGGCACCGCGATCCTGACCTGGATCGGCATGATCACCGGCACCGACCGGACGTGGGACCAGCTGCCGTTCCTGCGCGAGCACTGGGACGGCCCGATCGTGCTCAAAGGGATCCAGCACGTCGCCGACGCGCGCCGCGCGGCCGAGGCCGGAATGGACGGCATCGTCGTGTCGAACCACGGCGGCCGCCAGGTCGACGGCGCGATCGGGGCGCTGGAGGCACTGCCGGGCATCGTCGCGGCGGTGGGCGACCGCCTGGAGGTGCTGTTCGACTCGGGCGTCCGCACCGGCGCGGACGTGCTGAAGGCGATCGCGCTGGGCGCGCGGGCGGTGCTGGTGGGCCGGCCGTGGGTGTACGGGCTGGCGCACGCGGGCGAGGACGGCGTCCGCCACGTGCTGCGGAGCTTGTTGGCCGACTTCGACCTGACCATGGGACTTTCCGGCCACCGCACCCTCGCCGACCTGGGCCCGGACTCGCTCCAGCGGACGTGA
- a CDS encoding sialidase family protein: MSLGDSSAKRRILATLAALVLPLAVLLAPAAHAAAGGAPLPVDPQHGKHQIAALAEGPRHDVPNPLLKEQFAEEEEEDGDDPALSALCQTYIGKPNPYRPLAPNNDVIDGDTIVPTGSQTGCSTAQNETTIAVNPENPRNIVAGSNDYRLYNTRESRNDSGGFAYTSFDGGRTWANVQLPHLDFPTGAAAPLSAMDAAGDPAVAFGPHNTVYYATLVFSRAAVPDDEQSASGIAVSVSHDGGRSFGDPAILHLDGVTPAGTPTPTNIFNDKEWIAADPVTGTVYVTWTQFTYDADGNFVESPIVLSKSGDFGRTWSPMRRVSPTLTGFQGGITPYGSGSNPVVTRDGTLQIAYETSVCASAACDQPADHDAVAVATSRDGGRTFRHAEVGLDFDFPVNEDVANNALTGENFRVNSFPQLTYDRVTDRLWVTWADDRNGTYRDGESVKTNGDAFLSGSDGRHGWSKPVKIGTGADEVFPAVAARAGRVAVTFYTRAYDPHGIGLDYAYATGWGDGAGSAPVRRITTQTANPQVQFVSTGAVTGKELQGVFIGDYTAAAVGADFRLYPCWTDFRGRPGRTLPNQDVVTQPLSMFP, translated from the coding sequence ATGTCCTTGGGTGATTCGTCCGCCAAGCGAAGAATCCTCGCCACCCTCGCCGCGCTCGTCCTGCCGCTCGCCGTCCTCCTCGCCCCGGCCGCCCACGCCGCCGCCGGGGGAGCGCCGCTGCCGGTGGATCCGCAGCACGGCAAGCACCAGATCGCGGCGCTGGCCGAAGGACCGCGCCACGACGTGCCGAACCCGCTGCTCAAGGAGCAGTTCGCCGAGGAGGAAGAGGAGGACGGCGACGACCCCGCGCTGTCCGCGCTCTGCCAGACCTACATCGGCAAGCCGAACCCCTACCGGCCGCTCGCCCCGAACAACGACGTCATCGACGGCGACACCATCGTGCCGACCGGCAGCCAGACCGGCTGCAGCACCGCCCAGAACGAGACGACCATCGCCGTCAACCCGGAGAACCCGCGCAACATCGTCGCCGGGTCGAACGACTACCGGCTCTACAACACCCGCGAGTCCCGCAACGACTCCGGCGGCTTCGCCTACACCTCGTTCGACGGGGGCCGGACCTGGGCGAACGTCCAGCTGCCGCACCTCGACTTCCCGACCGGGGCGGCCGCGCCCCTGTCCGCCATGGACGCCGCGGGCGACCCGGCCGTCGCGTTCGGGCCGCACAACACCGTGTACTACGCGACGCTCGTGTTCAGCCGGGCGGCGGTCCCGGACGACGAGCAGTCCGCCAGCGGCATCGCCGTGTCGGTCTCCCACGACGGCGGCCGCAGCTTCGGCGACCCGGCGATCCTGCACCTCGACGGCGTCACGCCGGCCGGCACGCCGACGCCGACGAACATCTTCAACGACAAGGAGTGGATCGCCGCCGACCCGGTGACGGGGACGGTGTACGTCACCTGGACGCAGTTCACCTACGACGCCGACGGGAACTTCGTCGAGTCGCCGATCGTGCTGTCGAAGTCGGGCGACTTCGGGCGGACGTGGTCGCCGATGCGCCGGGTTTCGCCGACGCTGACCGGTTTCCAGGGCGGGATCACGCCGTACGGCAGCGGCTCGAACCCGGTGGTCACCCGGGACGGGACGCTCCAGATCGCCTACGAGACGTCGGTGTGCGCCAGTGCCGCCTGCGATCAGCCCGCCGACCACGACGCGGTGGCCGTGGCTACCTCGCGCGACGGCGGCCGGACGTTCCGGCACGCCGAGGTCGGGCTCGACTTCGACTTCCCGGTGAACGAGGACGTCGCCAACAACGCGCTGACCGGCGAGAACTTCCGGGTCAACAGCTTCCCGCAGCTGACCTACGACCGCGTGACCGACCGGCTCTGGGTGACCTGGGCCGACGACCGCAACGGCACCTACCGGGACGGCGAGTCGGTCAAGACGAACGGCGACGCGTTCCTCAGCGGGTCCGACGGCCGGCACGGCTGGTCGAAGCCGGTGAAGATCGGCACGGGCGCCGACGAGGTGTTCCCCGCCGTCGCGGCCCGGGCCGGGCGCGTCGCGGTCACCTTCTACACCCGCGCCTACGACCCGCACGGCATCGGGCTCGACTACGCCTACGCCACCGGCTGGGGTGACGGGGCGGGCTCGGCGCCGGTCCGCCGGATCACGACGCAGACGGCGAACCCGCAGGTGCAGTTCGTGTCGACCGGCGCGGTGACCGGCAAGGAGCTGCAGGGCGTGTTCATCGGCGACTACACCGCGGCGGCGGTCGGCGCCGACTTCCGGCTGTACCCGTGCTGGACCGACTTCCGCGGCCGCCCGGGCAGGACGCTGCCGAACCAGGACGTCGTGACGCAGCCCCTCTCGATGTTCCCGTAG